A portion of the Streptomyces coeruleoprunus genome contains these proteins:
- a CDS encoding TNT domain-containing protein, which translates to MNRLRAVLSVLALAVTALSAAGPAAAAAVPVDEPRRERPAVCSGEFQGDARLGPKYLPRPSHEPVGPLLKGYRRTGGMSPQAFLATYWKEEGPEGPAGWKYPPNDGFAEVNGEVDKHVEVLEPGEDLDRFGSEYGSYLAPAGDAYARRALPPQNLGTRDGAFPCDYHLYEVKRAFPVWQGSIAPWFAQPGGGQQIKLDAALLNPGEGQRLNVKWLLDHGYLAPATR; encoded by the coding sequence GTGAATCGTCTCCGTGCCGTCCTGTCCGTGCTGGCGTTGGCCGTCACGGCCCTGTCGGCGGCCGGTCCGGCCGCCGCCGCTGCCGTGCCCGTCGACGAGCCGCGCCGGGAGCGGCCCGCCGTGTGCAGCGGCGAGTTCCAGGGCGACGCCCGATTAGGTCCGAAGTACCTGCCCCGCCCGTCGCACGAGCCGGTCGGGCCGCTGCTGAAGGGCTACCGGCGTACCGGCGGCATGTCGCCGCAGGCGTTTCTCGCCACGTATTGGAAGGAGGAGGGCCCGGAGGGTCCCGCCGGCTGGAAGTACCCGCCGAACGACGGCTTCGCCGAGGTCAACGGCGAGGTGGACAAACACGTGGAGGTGCTGGAGCCGGGCGAGGACCTGGACCGGTTCGGGTCGGAGTACGGGTCCTACCTCGCCCCCGCGGGGGACGCGTACGCGAGGCGGGCGCTGCCGCCGCAGAACCTCGGCACCCGTGACGGGGCGTTCCCCTGCGACTACCACCTGTACGAGGTCAAGCGGGCGTTCCCCGTGTGGCAGGGCAGCATCGCGCCCTGGTTCGCGCAGCCGGGCGGCGGGCAGCAGATCAAGCTGGACGCGGCGCTGCTGAACCCGGGCGAGGGGCAGCGCCTGAACGTCAAGTGGCTGCTGGACCACGGCTACCTCGCCCCGGCGACCCGCTAG
- a CDS encoding SDR family oxidoreductase — translation MDTVLVTGGTGHLGRDLVGLLKPAYQVRVLARSRGTDPEVEWVRGDLATGAGIPEAMSGVRTVVHAATWSPAARRGYVLPTDLLRSPPDVDVDGTRRLLDEAARAGVDHFAYVSIVGVDRSRLPYLRLKHRAEELVRTGQVPWSVLRATQFHWLTDRMLGRAARLPVVPLPTAVEAQPVDTADFAAYVARRVADGPGGRCDDFGGPEVLTLSDLLAQWQRIRSRRVRTLNVPSPAPVRRAAHHLTCPTGRRGHITWATWLHSHTPE, via the coding sequence ATGGACACCGTTCTGGTCACGGGTGGGACCGGGCATCTGGGCCGTGATCTGGTCGGTCTGCTGAAACCGGCGTACCAGGTCCGCGTATTGGCCCGCTCACGTGGCACGGACCCGGAGGTGGAGTGGGTGCGGGGCGACCTCGCCACGGGGGCCGGGATCCCGGAGGCGATGAGCGGCGTACGGACCGTGGTGCACGCGGCGACCTGGTCCCCGGCCGCCCGGCGCGGCTACGTCCTGCCGACGGACCTCCTGCGCAGCCCGCCGGACGTCGACGTCGACGGCACGCGCCGCCTGCTCGACGAGGCCGCGAGGGCGGGCGTCGACCACTTCGCGTACGTCTCCATCGTGGGCGTGGACCGCTCCCGCCTGCCGTACCTGCGCCTGAAGCACAGGGCCGAAGAGCTGGTGCGCACGGGGCAGGTGCCCTGGTCGGTGCTGCGGGCTACCCAGTTCCACTGGCTGACGGACCGCATGCTGGGCAGGGCCGCCCGGCTGCCCGTCGTGCCGCTGCCCACCGCCGTCGAGGCCCAGCCGGTGGACACGGCCGACTTCGCCGCGTACGTGGCCCGGCGCGTGGCGGACGGCCCGGGCGGCCGGTGCGACGACTTCGGCGGCCCGGAGGTCCTCACGCTGTCCGACCTGCTGGCCCAATGGCAGCGGATCCGCAGCCGCCGCGTGCGCACCCTGAACGTCCCCTCGCCCGCCCCGGTCCGCCGCGCAGCCCATCACCTGACCTGCCCGACGGGCCGGCGCGGCCACATCACCTGGGCGACCTGGCTGCACAGCCACACCCCGGAGTGA
- a CDS encoding ATP-binding protein — MLTEGLTAQSLDYLQRVGFEPPELGPGASVTDAPPALRSLVRIAGIGRRDKSRRPTAAEEAGPLTRDLLVGLHTYKVPLAFLAGGEPGRSSVCLGTWLPAGGSPHSVARNQRLLESALRTLYPAVDLAPYSSDTGRWPLGGLVMGVPTLKPPDAVDGVRQLDRLFQALNGVHWAALVLAQPVDETPVRDLRLRLINEMRAVQTSVKLGGVPSPLADHYLDLLGGQLGTLTDGQGTGAWRTAVYLLGDADGYAEVTSLWRGVFSGERSFPEPVRIWDRGDVPMLAASWAMPDPGPDAAAPGHYRQPFQHQTLLTSPQLAAYVHFPHVETHGFAITEVPDFDTVPPAAGEDAIVLGTVVERGRPTATPYAVSPATLNRHAFVTGVTGSGKTNTVFHLLRRVAARGVPFLVVEPAKTEYRVLLRDPELGGTLQVFTLGNEVVSPFRLNPFEVPEGTPVAVHLDLLRSVFHASFGMWTPLPQVLETALHGIYADRGWDITTGTNRRLAGADGGDRAAAFPTLSDLVRKVEEIVPRLGYEERVTGDLRAALRTRLDSLRTGGKGRMLDVRRSLPLGMLLGRPTVLELEGMGDDDDKAFMMGLLMIRLAEHRRAEGDVEGLRHLLVVEEAHRLLAAAERSRGGGEVEADVRGKAVETFTHLLSEIRAYGQGVVVVDQVPSKLAPDVLKNSTLKVAHRLVAGDDRDVLGDTMAMTERQDVALATLPVGRAAVFTDGEDAPLLLQVPRSKGGTGTWPRHDEVREHMGRDRALSLPPSDDCDLRCLDAPAACEAARALVREAPVVRALARTVLSAVQVRGGLERGWPDVVATVEPRRPRWVGREELLRCLARHGARRLADARGARAGWTYGRTASVADRVDRMLVAVLEGRPADGEVLELRHELLDLQGGGPGPFQGCARIWGDRPGPCLCREPVAELVASGDFAGVWGEARAADRAAGHGGRTAVWDVCQDAAHQLVEFPGDEQDPGLEARLRDVARCTGLCVAQQMLAAEEWAHPAVGRRALTGLLAESGHGPGPDEGGEYAWER; from the coding sequence ATGCTCACCGAAGGCCTGACGGCACAGAGCCTGGACTACCTCCAGCGCGTGGGGTTCGAGCCGCCCGAGCTCGGGCCCGGTGCGAGCGTCACGGACGCGCCCCCGGCGCTGCGCTCCCTGGTGCGGATCGCCGGGATCGGCCGCCGGGACAAGAGCCGGCGCCCCACGGCCGCGGAGGAGGCGGGCCCGCTCACCCGTGACCTGCTCGTCGGCCTCCACACGTACAAGGTGCCGCTCGCCTTCCTGGCGGGCGGCGAGCCCGGGCGGTCGTCCGTGTGCCTGGGGACCTGGCTGCCCGCCGGGGGCTCGCCGCACTCGGTGGCGCGGAACCAGCGGCTCCTGGAGTCCGCGCTGCGGACGCTCTACCCGGCCGTCGACCTCGCGCCGTACTCCTCGGACACCGGGCGGTGGCCGCTGGGCGGGCTCGTGATGGGCGTCCCCACGCTGAAGCCGCCGGACGCCGTCGACGGGGTCCGGCAGCTCGACCGGCTGTTCCAGGCGCTGAACGGGGTGCACTGGGCCGCGCTGGTGCTGGCGCAGCCCGTCGACGAGACGCCGGTGCGGGACCTGCGGCTGCGCCTCATCAACGAGATGCGGGCCGTGCAGACCTCGGTCAAGCTGGGCGGCGTGCCGAGCCCGCTCGCGGACCACTACCTCGACCTGCTGGGGGGCCAGCTCGGGACGCTCACCGACGGGCAGGGCACGGGCGCCTGGCGCACCGCGGTGTACCTGCTCGGCGACGCCGACGGCTACGCGGAGGTCACGAGCCTGTGGCGGGGCGTGTTCTCCGGCGAGCGGTCGTTCCCGGAGCCCGTGCGGATCTGGGACCGCGGTGACGTGCCGATGCTGGCGGCGTCCTGGGCCATGCCCGACCCGGGCCCCGACGCGGCGGCTCCGGGGCACTACCGTCAGCCGTTCCAGCACCAGACGCTGCTGACGTCGCCGCAGCTCGCGGCGTATGTGCACTTCCCGCACGTCGAGACGCACGGCTTCGCCATCACCGAGGTGCCGGACTTCGACACGGTGCCGCCGGCGGCGGGTGAGGACGCGATCGTGCTCGGCACGGTCGTGGAGCGGGGCCGGCCCACGGCCACGCCGTACGCCGTCTCGCCCGCGACGCTGAACCGGCACGCCTTCGTCACGGGCGTCACCGGGTCCGGGAAGACGAACACCGTCTTCCACCTGCTGCGCCGGGTCGCCGCGCGGGGCGTCCCGTTCCTCGTCGTCGAGCCAGCCAAGACCGAGTACCGGGTCCTGCTGCGCGACCCGGAGCTGGGCGGCACGCTCCAGGTGTTCACGCTGGGCAACGAGGTGGTGTCGCCGTTCCGGCTGAACCCGTTCGAGGTGCCCGAGGGCACGCCGGTCGCGGTCCATCTGGATCTGCTGCGGTCGGTGTTCCACGCGAGCTTCGGCATGTGGACGCCGCTGCCGCAGGTCCTCGAAACGGCCCTGCACGGCATCTACGCCGACCGCGGCTGGGACATCACGACGGGCACCAACCGGCGCCTGGCCGGCGCCGACGGCGGAGACCGGGCGGCCGCGTTCCCGACCCTGTCGGACCTCGTCCGCAAGGTCGAGGAGATCGTGCCGCGCCTCGGATACGAGGAGAGGGTGACCGGCGACCTGCGCGCCGCCCTGCGGACCCGCCTGGACAGCCTGCGCACCGGCGGCAAGGGCCGGATGCTCGACGTCCGCCGCTCGCTGCCGCTGGGGATGCTGCTGGGCCGGCCGACCGTGCTGGAACTGGAGGGCATGGGGGACGACGACGACAAGGCGTTCATGATGGGCCTGCTGATGATCCGTCTGGCCGAGCACCGGCGGGCGGAGGGCGACGTGGAGGGGCTGCGGCACCTGCTCGTCGTCGAGGAGGCGCACCGGCTGCTGGCCGCCGCCGAGCGGAGCCGGGGCGGTGGCGAGGTGGAGGCGGACGTCCGGGGCAAGGCGGTGGAGACGTTCACCCATCTGCTGTCGGAGATCCGGGCGTACGGCCAGGGCGTGGTGGTGGTCGACCAGGTGCCGTCCAAGCTGGCGCCCGACGTGCTGAAGAACTCCACCCTCAAGGTGGCCCACCGGCTGGTAGCCGGTGACGACCGGGACGTCCTGGGCGACACCATGGCGATGACGGAACGTCAGGACGTGGCGCTGGCCACGCTGCCGGTGGGCCGGGCGGCGGTCTTCACCGACGGCGAGGACGCCCCGCTGCTGCTCCAGGTGCCCCGCTCCAAGGGCGGCACCGGCACCTGGCCCCGGCACGACGAGGTGCGGGAGCACATGGGCCGTGACCGGGCGCTGTCGCTGCCCCCTTCGGACGACTGCGACCTGCGGTGCCTGGACGCGCCGGCGGCGTGCGAGGCGGCGCGCGCCCTGGTGCGGGAGGCGCCGGTGGTCAGGGCCCTGGCCCGTACGGTGCTGTCCGCCGTGCAGGTGCGCGGCGGTCTCGAGCGGGGCTGGCCCGACGTCGTCGCGACGGTGGAGCCGCGCAGGCCCCGCTGGGTCGGGCGGGAGGAGCTGCTGCGGTGCCTGGCCCGGCACGGCGCGCGGCGGCTGGCCGACGCGCGCGGGGCGCGGGCGGGCTGGACGTACGGGCGGACCGCGTCGGTCGCGGACCGGGTGGACCGCATGCTGGTCGCCGTGCTGGAGGGCAGGCCGGCGGACGGCGAGGTGCTGGAGCTGCGGCACGAACTGCTGGACCTCCAGGGCGGTGGACCCGGTCCGTTCCAGGGGTGTGCCCGCATCTGGGGTGACCGTCCGGGGCCGTGCCTGTGCCGCGAGCCGGTCGCCGAGCTGGTGGCGTCGGGCGACTTCGCGGGCGTCTGGGGCGAGGCGCGGGCGGCGGACCGGGCGGCGGGGCACGGGGGCCGGACGGCGGTGTGGGACGTCTGCCAGGACGCCGCCCACCAGCTGGTGGAGTTCCCCGGCGACGAGCAGGACCCGGGGCTGGAGGCACGGCTGCGGGACGTGGCCCGGTGCACGGGGCTGTGCGTCGCGCAGCAGATGCTGGCGGCCGAGGAGTGGGCGCACCCGGCCGTCGGACGCCGGGCGCTGACGGGTCTGCTCGCGGAGTCGGGGCACGGCCCGGGGCCGGACGAAGGAGGCGAGTACGCATGGGAGAGGTGA